One window of the Lathamus discolor isolate bLatDis1 chromosome W, bLatDis1.hap1, whole genome shotgun sequence genome contains the following:
- the LOC136004418 gene encoding phosphorylase b kinase regulatory subunit beta-like, with protein sequence MSCPAYNLGGVTWEAQIAAQTLISGAVVEQLDFVRIAETEEVPVIKRLEELDFPKHSKFKRQSGTPNASELEQQPDVVINDWKNKSTYEILQKFNVRKLAKKTV encoded by the exons atgtcatgcccagcatataatctggggggagttacctgggaggcccagatcgctgctcag acaCTAATATCTGGAGCAGTTGTTGAACAACTTGACTTCGTAAGAATCgctgaaacagaaga gGTTCCTGTAATTAAGAGGTTGGAGGAGTTGGATTTTCCAAAACATTCAAAATTCAAGAGACAGTCTGGTACTCCAAATGCTTCTGAACTTGAGCAACAACCAGATGTAGTTATTAATGACTGGAAAAACAAGTCAACTTACGAGATCCTGCAGAAATTTAATGTAAGAAAACTTGCTAAAAAGACAGTGTAA